From Arachis stenosperma cultivar V10309 chromosome 2, arast.V10309.gnm1.PFL2, whole genome shotgun sequence, one genomic window encodes:
- the LOC130961341 gene encoding putative disease resistance protein At3g14460 isoform X2, whose product MAGALVGGAFLSGFINVVFDRLLAKDAVNLVLGKKLGADLVERLKTALLGAEALVADAELKQFSNPSVRKWLDSLRDAVYCADDLLDAVLLKATTQKNASSSWSLSFFINRDRDEMVDKMEGMVRRIEDLGKQKDLLGLEKIPTGSSSWRTPTSSLVRGSVYGREDDQKALVQMLIDNSEHHLSVIAIVGIGGVGKTTLAQWLYNNQEEFMKGFDLKAWVCVSEKFEVVETTRNVIKQLHGGTCSLNDFNSLQNALKEELSNKKFFLVLDDVWSDDADKWSNFMTPFQYGKKGSIVLLTTRGKNVALAVQNCRPYFLKGLSEDYCWSVFANNASFPESNGSAALEEIGRKIVKKCDGLPLAAETLGRLLRTKHDVEEWNKILMSHIWEFSVEKKDLLPPPKRGESLEEVGCECFDELTSRLFLTKIHYYFVMHDLLHDLAIFLAGDFYCNSEELGKEELKIQTRHLFVDLSHCSSKLYNSISKVESLRTLLLFGGFSSPNYNIEAATCEILSKCKYLRVFSFDKLDEVPNLIGELIHLRYLDLSWTYTKTLPESLCKLCNLQTLKLNHCSKLTTLPSGLHNLVNMQHLDIRNTSLEEMPRKMSKLNQLHVLSYFVVGKHKDNGIQELGGLENLHGSVEIKKLENIVDVNEAKRAKIMDKKHIDELCLQWSSGDDLVSSTQQERDMLDNLQPQNGLKELRIWGYKGTIFPDWLGNCSYENMTRVSLKSCKNCCMLPSLGQLPSLKSLRIEGFHQVRSIGEEFYKNEGDDHSSHIAPFPSLETLEFDDMACWEVWHVSESETFPQLRKLQIRRCPMLKEKMRNQVFFRIVSSLSDVSKVRKLRIGDDIIERHTEDMFLDGDTLSIRGSESVRESAWKAMMSINHLRCLQEIHILSCIKLEFPQLQQHKYDLVELQIKDSCDSLTSLSLDAFPNLKNLEISWCMNLESVSMSEAPHAALQRLSIAFCDKLVSFAGEGLAAPNLTHLQVTCCEKLEALPRDMKSLLPSLQSLEIYGCPNICRLPEGGLPPNLKGLDVGISEQQMRDLSWMGNLHALTHLEIAGYDCDNIKSYPEVGSLPHLPSLTTLKICWFKNLETLECNELLRLTSLQQLHIDWCPKIENMQGEKLPPSLLLLQIDQCCLLGEHCKNKHQLIWPKISHIPDIKVF is encoded by the exons ATGGCTGGTGCACTTGTTGGTGGAGCTTTTCTCTCTGGCTTCATTAACGTTGTCTTTGACAGGCTCCTTGCAAAAGATGCGGTCAACTTGGTCCTGGGAAAGAAGCTTGGCGCTGACTTGGTTGAAAGGCTGAAGACTGCTCTGTTGGGTGCTGAAGCTCTTGTTGCTGATgctgagttgaagcagttcagTAATCCATCTGTGAGGAAGTGGCTCGATAGTCTCCGGGATGCTGTTTACTGTGCTGACGACTTGCTGGATGCTGTCCTCCTCAAAGCCACCACTCAAAAGAATGCAAGTTCTTCCTGGTCCCTTAGCTTCTTCATCAACCGAGATAGGGATGAAATGGTAGACAAGATGGAAGGGATGGTTAGAAGAATAGAGGATCTTGGAAAACAAAAAGATTTGCTTGGTCTTGAAAAGATTCCCACTGGTAGCTCATCATGGAGGACTCCGACCAGTTCTCTTGTAAGAGGGAGTGTGTATGGCAGGGAGGATGACCAGAAGGCCTTAGTCCAAATGCTGATTGACAACAGTGAGCATCACCTGTCTGTGATAGCTATTGTTGGCATAGGTGGGGTTGGTAAAACAACTTTAGCCCAATGGCTGTACAACAATCAGGAGGAGTTCATGAAGGGATTTGATCTGAAAGCATGGGTTTGCGTTTCGGAGAAGTTTGAAGTTGTTGAGACTACAAGGAATGTCATAAAGCAGCTCCATGGAGGTACTTGTAGTCTCAATGATTTCAATTCACTTCAAAATGCTTTGAAAGAAGAATTGTCCAATAAGAAGTTCTTTCTTGTTCTTGATGATGTTTGGAGTGATGATGCTGACAAATGGAGTAATTTTATGACGCCTTTCCAATATGGGAAGAAGGGAAGTATTGTTCTTCTGACTACTCGCGGGAAAAATGTTGCTCTAGCAGTTCAGAACTGTCGCCCTTATTTTCTGAAAGGGTTGTCAGAAGACTATTGTTGGTCAGTGTTTGCTAACAATGCATCTTTTCCAGAATCAAATGGGAGTGCAGCACTTGAAGAAATAGGTAGAAAGATTGTCAAGAAATGTGATGGGTTGCCATTAGCTGCAGAAACACTTGGTCGCTTGTTACGTACTAAGCATGATGTTGAGGAATGGAACAAGATACTAATGAGTCATATTTGGGAATTTTCGGTGGAGAAGA AAGATCTTTTACCACCACCAAAGAGAGGAGAGAGTTTAGAAGAAGTTGGTTGTGAGTGTTTTGATGAACTTACTTCCAGATTATTTTTGACAAAGATTCATTATTATTTTGTGATGCATGATCTGTTGCATGATTTAGCAATATTCCTTGCTGGAGATTTCTATTGCAACTCAGAAGAACTTGGTAAAGAGGAGCTAAAGATTCAGACTCGGCATTTGTTTGTAGATTTAAGTCATTGTAGCTCAAAACTTTATAATTCTATTTCTAAAGTAGAATCTTTGAGAACATTATTATTGTTTGGCGGTTTCTCATCTCCCAACTACAACATTGAAGCGGCAACATGTGAGATATTATCAAAGTGTAAATACTTGAGAGTTTTCTCCTTTGATAAACTTGATGAGGTGCCTAATTTAATAGGAGAATTGATCCATCTGCGCTACTTGGATCTCTCTTGGACTTATACCAAGACATTGCCAGAGTCTTTGTGCAAGTTGTGTAATTTGCAAACATTGAAGTTGAATCATTGTTCTAAGCTAACTACGCTGCCTAGTGGTTTGCATAATCTTGTGAATATGCAGCATCTTGATATTAGAAATACCTCTTTGGAAGAAATGCCCAGGAAAATGAGCAAATTGAATCAGTTGCACGTTTTAAGTTACTTTGTGGTTGGCAAGCACAAAGACAATGGAATCCAGGAGTTAGGAGGGCTGGAAAATCTTCATGGATCCGTTGAGATTAAGAAGTTGGAGAATATTGTTGATGTGAATGAAGCAAAGAGGGCAAAGATAATGGATAAGAAGCACATTGATGAATTATGTTTGCAATGGTCTTCAGGTGATGATTTGGTTTCAAGTACACAACAAGAAAGAGACATGCTCGACAACTTGCAACCGCAGAATGGGTTGAAAGAGTTGAGAATATGGGGATACAAGGGTACAATATTTCCAGATTGGTTGGGGAACTGTTCCTACGAAAACATGACACGTGTATCTCTAAAGTCTTGCAAGAATTGCTGCATGCTGCCTTCACTTGGACAGCTGCCATCTCTCAAGTCCCTGCGCATTGAAGGTTTCCATCAGGTGAGGAGTATTGGGGAGGAGTTTTACAAGAATGAAGGAGATGATCATTCTTCGCATATTGCACCGTTTCCCTCACTTGAGACTTTGGAGTTTGATGACATGGCATGTTGGGAGGTGTGGCACGTATCTGAGTCGGAAACTTTTCCACAACTTAGGAAGCTTCAAATAAGAAGATGCCCAATGTTGAAGGAAAAGATGCGTAATCAGGTATTCTTCAGAATAGTTTCTTCTTTGTCGGATGTTTCCAAAGTTCGCAAACTACGTATAGGCGACGATATTATAGAACGGCACACCGAGGACATGTTTCTTGATGGGGATACTTTATCAATTAGGGGAAGTGAATCTGTGAGGGAGTCTGCATGGAAGGCAATGATGAGCATCAACCATCTACGTTGCCTCCAAGAAATACACATCTTGAGCTGTATAAAACTAGAATTCCCCCAGCTACAGCAGCACAAGTATGATTTGGTAGAGCTACAAATAAAAGACAGCTGTGATTCACTGACCTCCTTGTCGTTAGATGCCTTTCCCAATCTCAAGAATTTGGAGATATCATGGTGTATGAATCTGGAATCAGTGTCAATGTCAGAGGCACCACACGCTGCTCTTCAACGTCTCTCCATTGCTTTCTGCGACAAATTAGTGTCATTTGCAGGAGAAGGACTGGCTGCACCCAACTTGACTCATCTTCAAGTCACATGTTGTGAGAAGTTGGAGGCATTACCACGTGACATGAAGAGTTTACTCCCAAGTTTACAGTCTCTCGAGATATATGGTTGCCCAAACATTTGCAGGTTGCCAGAGGGTGGTTTGCCGCCTAACTTGAAAGGACTTGATGTGGGAATTAGCGAACAACAAATGAGGGATCTATCATGGATGGGCAACTTGCACGCCCTCACTCATCTTGAAATTGCAGGTTATGACTGCGACAACATAAAGTCATACCCAGAGGTGGGTTCGCTGCCTCACCTTCCCTCCCTTACCACTCTCAAGATATGCTGGTTTAAGAATCTGGAGACATTGGAGTGCAACGAGCTTCTCCGCCTCACCTCCCTTCAACAACTACACATAGATTGGTGTCCTAAGATAGAGAATATGCAAGGAGAAAAGCTGCCTCCCTCTCTCTTGCTACTTCAAATTGATCAGTGTTGTTTGCTGGGAGAACACTGCAAGAACAAGCATCAACTAATCTGGCCCAAAATTTCCCACATCCCTGACATTAAAGTCTTCTAA
- the LOC130961341 gene encoding putative disease resistance protein At3g14460 isoform X1, translating into MAGALVGGAFLSGFINVVFDRLLAKDAVNLVLGKKLGADLVERLKTALLGAEALVADAELKQFSNPSVRKWLDSLRDAVYCADDLLDAVLLKATTQKNASSSWSLSFFINRDRDEMVDKMEGMVRRIEDLGKQKDLLGLEKIPTGSSSWRTPTSSLVRGSVYGREDDQKALVQMLIDNSEHHLSVIAIVGIGGVGKTTLAQWLYNNQEEFMKGFDLKAWVCVSEKFEVVETTRNVIKQLHGGTCSLNDFNSLQNALKEELSNKKFFLVLDDVWSDDADKWSNFMTPFQYGKKGSIVLLTTRGKNVALAVQNCRPYFLKGLSEDYCWSVFANNASFPESNGSAALEEIGRKIVKKCDGLPLAAETLGRLLRTKHDVEEWNKILMSHIWEFSVEKSKIIPALLISYFHLSPYLKRCFVYCALFPKDYKFEKDELILLWMAEDLLPPPKRGESLEEVGCECFDELTSRLFLTKIHYYFVMHDLLHDLAIFLAGDFYCNSEELGKEELKIQTRHLFVDLSHCSSKLYNSISKVESLRTLLLFGGFSSPNYNIEAATCEILSKCKYLRVFSFDKLDEVPNLIGELIHLRYLDLSWTYTKTLPESLCKLCNLQTLKLNHCSKLTTLPSGLHNLVNMQHLDIRNTSLEEMPRKMSKLNQLHVLSYFVVGKHKDNGIQELGGLENLHGSVEIKKLENIVDVNEAKRAKIMDKKHIDELCLQWSSGDDLVSSTQQERDMLDNLQPQNGLKELRIWGYKGTIFPDWLGNCSYENMTRVSLKSCKNCCMLPSLGQLPSLKSLRIEGFHQVRSIGEEFYKNEGDDHSSHIAPFPSLETLEFDDMACWEVWHVSESETFPQLRKLQIRRCPMLKEKMRNQVFFRIVSSLSDVSKVRKLRIGDDIIERHTEDMFLDGDTLSIRGSESVRESAWKAMMSINHLRCLQEIHILSCIKLEFPQLQQHKYDLVELQIKDSCDSLTSLSLDAFPNLKNLEISWCMNLESVSMSEAPHAALQRLSIAFCDKLVSFAGEGLAAPNLTHLQVTCCEKLEALPRDMKSLLPSLQSLEIYGCPNICRLPEGGLPPNLKGLDVGISEQQMRDLSWMGNLHALTHLEIAGYDCDNIKSYPEVGSLPHLPSLTTLKICWFKNLETLECNELLRLTSLQQLHIDWCPKIENMQGEKLPPSLLLLQIDQCCLLGEHCKNKHQLIWPKISHIPDIKVF; encoded by the coding sequence ATGGCTGGTGCACTTGTTGGTGGAGCTTTTCTCTCTGGCTTCATTAACGTTGTCTTTGACAGGCTCCTTGCAAAAGATGCGGTCAACTTGGTCCTGGGAAAGAAGCTTGGCGCTGACTTGGTTGAAAGGCTGAAGACTGCTCTGTTGGGTGCTGAAGCTCTTGTTGCTGATgctgagttgaagcagttcagTAATCCATCTGTGAGGAAGTGGCTCGATAGTCTCCGGGATGCTGTTTACTGTGCTGACGACTTGCTGGATGCTGTCCTCCTCAAAGCCACCACTCAAAAGAATGCAAGTTCTTCCTGGTCCCTTAGCTTCTTCATCAACCGAGATAGGGATGAAATGGTAGACAAGATGGAAGGGATGGTTAGAAGAATAGAGGATCTTGGAAAACAAAAAGATTTGCTTGGTCTTGAAAAGATTCCCACTGGTAGCTCATCATGGAGGACTCCGACCAGTTCTCTTGTAAGAGGGAGTGTGTATGGCAGGGAGGATGACCAGAAGGCCTTAGTCCAAATGCTGATTGACAACAGTGAGCATCACCTGTCTGTGATAGCTATTGTTGGCATAGGTGGGGTTGGTAAAACAACTTTAGCCCAATGGCTGTACAACAATCAGGAGGAGTTCATGAAGGGATTTGATCTGAAAGCATGGGTTTGCGTTTCGGAGAAGTTTGAAGTTGTTGAGACTACAAGGAATGTCATAAAGCAGCTCCATGGAGGTACTTGTAGTCTCAATGATTTCAATTCACTTCAAAATGCTTTGAAAGAAGAATTGTCCAATAAGAAGTTCTTTCTTGTTCTTGATGATGTTTGGAGTGATGATGCTGACAAATGGAGTAATTTTATGACGCCTTTCCAATATGGGAAGAAGGGAAGTATTGTTCTTCTGACTACTCGCGGGAAAAATGTTGCTCTAGCAGTTCAGAACTGTCGCCCTTATTTTCTGAAAGGGTTGTCAGAAGACTATTGTTGGTCAGTGTTTGCTAACAATGCATCTTTTCCAGAATCAAATGGGAGTGCAGCACTTGAAGAAATAGGTAGAAAGATTGTCAAGAAATGTGATGGGTTGCCATTAGCTGCAGAAACACTTGGTCGCTTGTTACGTACTAAGCATGATGTTGAGGAATGGAACAAGATACTAATGAGTCATATTTGGGAATTTTCGGTGGAGAAGAGTAAGATTATTCCAGCATTACTGATAAGTTACTTCCATCTTTCTCCATATTTAAAGCGTTGTTTTGTTTATTGTGCTTTATTTCCCAAGGATTATAAATTTGAGAAAGATGAATTAATCCTTTTGTGGATGGCAGAAGATCTTTTACCACCACCAAAGAGAGGAGAGAGTTTAGAAGAAGTTGGTTGTGAGTGTTTTGATGAACTTACTTCCAGATTATTTTTGACAAAGATTCATTATTATTTTGTGATGCATGATCTGTTGCATGATTTAGCAATATTCCTTGCTGGAGATTTCTATTGCAACTCAGAAGAACTTGGTAAAGAGGAGCTAAAGATTCAGACTCGGCATTTGTTTGTAGATTTAAGTCATTGTAGCTCAAAACTTTATAATTCTATTTCTAAAGTAGAATCTTTGAGAACATTATTATTGTTTGGCGGTTTCTCATCTCCCAACTACAACATTGAAGCGGCAACATGTGAGATATTATCAAAGTGTAAATACTTGAGAGTTTTCTCCTTTGATAAACTTGATGAGGTGCCTAATTTAATAGGAGAATTGATCCATCTGCGCTACTTGGATCTCTCTTGGACTTATACCAAGACATTGCCAGAGTCTTTGTGCAAGTTGTGTAATTTGCAAACATTGAAGTTGAATCATTGTTCTAAGCTAACTACGCTGCCTAGTGGTTTGCATAATCTTGTGAATATGCAGCATCTTGATATTAGAAATACCTCTTTGGAAGAAATGCCCAGGAAAATGAGCAAATTGAATCAGTTGCACGTTTTAAGTTACTTTGTGGTTGGCAAGCACAAAGACAATGGAATCCAGGAGTTAGGAGGGCTGGAAAATCTTCATGGATCCGTTGAGATTAAGAAGTTGGAGAATATTGTTGATGTGAATGAAGCAAAGAGGGCAAAGATAATGGATAAGAAGCACATTGATGAATTATGTTTGCAATGGTCTTCAGGTGATGATTTGGTTTCAAGTACACAACAAGAAAGAGACATGCTCGACAACTTGCAACCGCAGAATGGGTTGAAAGAGTTGAGAATATGGGGATACAAGGGTACAATATTTCCAGATTGGTTGGGGAACTGTTCCTACGAAAACATGACACGTGTATCTCTAAAGTCTTGCAAGAATTGCTGCATGCTGCCTTCACTTGGACAGCTGCCATCTCTCAAGTCCCTGCGCATTGAAGGTTTCCATCAGGTGAGGAGTATTGGGGAGGAGTTTTACAAGAATGAAGGAGATGATCATTCTTCGCATATTGCACCGTTTCCCTCACTTGAGACTTTGGAGTTTGATGACATGGCATGTTGGGAGGTGTGGCACGTATCTGAGTCGGAAACTTTTCCACAACTTAGGAAGCTTCAAATAAGAAGATGCCCAATGTTGAAGGAAAAGATGCGTAATCAGGTATTCTTCAGAATAGTTTCTTCTTTGTCGGATGTTTCCAAAGTTCGCAAACTACGTATAGGCGACGATATTATAGAACGGCACACCGAGGACATGTTTCTTGATGGGGATACTTTATCAATTAGGGGAAGTGAATCTGTGAGGGAGTCTGCATGGAAGGCAATGATGAGCATCAACCATCTACGTTGCCTCCAAGAAATACACATCTTGAGCTGTATAAAACTAGAATTCCCCCAGCTACAGCAGCACAAGTATGATTTGGTAGAGCTACAAATAAAAGACAGCTGTGATTCACTGACCTCCTTGTCGTTAGATGCCTTTCCCAATCTCAAGAATTTGGAGATATCATGGTGTATGAATCTGGAATCAGTGTCAATGTCAGAGGCACCACACGCTGCTCTTCAACGTCTCTCCATTGCTTTCTGCGACAAATTAGTGTCATTTGCAGGAGAAGGACTGGCTGCACCCAACTTGACTCATCTTCAAGTCACATGTTGTGAGAAGTTGGAGGCATTACCACGTGACATGAAGAGTTTACTCCCAAGTTTACAGTCTCTCGAGATATATGGTTGCCCAAACATTTGCAGGTTGCCAGAGGGTGGTTTGCCGCCTAACTTGAAAGGACTTGATGTGGGAATTAGCGAACAACAAATGAGGGATCTATCATGGATGGGCAACTTGCACGCCCTCACTCATCTTGAAATTGCAGGTTATGACTGCGACAACATAAAGTCATACCCAGAGGTGGGTTCGCTGCCTCACCTTCCCTCCCTTACCACTCTCAAGATATGCTGGTTTAAGAATCTGGAGACATTGGAGTGCAACGAGCTTCTCCGCCTCACCTCCCTTCAACAACTACACATAGATTGGTGTCCTAAGATAGAGAATATGCAAGGAGAAAAGCTGCCTCCCTCTCTCTTGCTACTTCAAATTGATCAGTGTTGTTTGCTGGGAGAACACTGCAAGAACAAGCATCAACTAATCTGGCCCAAAATTTCCCACATCCCTGACATTAAAGTCTTCTAA